Proteins encoded together in one Triticum dicoccoides isolate Atlit2015 ecotype Zavitan chromosome 7B, WEW_v2.0, whole genome shotgun sequence window:
- the LOC119340952 gene encoding RING-H2 finger protein ATL39-like, translated as MASFGPTGLPNSEHLRHTNKGTMIFSYTCVGLTGAALFSVAFFFCYQLRNRAPVAAAGAETGRRRTVDLAKLPEFAYTHSARHSGKEGGGEGAQCSVCLGTVQAGEMVRLLPLCKHLYHVECIDMWLASHDTCPLCRAEVEPQPPEDDGQPEVTTELPV; from the coding sequence ATGGCTTCGTTCGGGCCGACgggcttgccaaactcagagcacctGCGGCACACCAACAAAGGGACGATGATCTTCAGCTACACCTGCGTCGGCCTCACGGGCGCCGCGCTCTTCTCCGTCGCCTTCTTCTTCTGCTATCAGCTCCGCAACCGGGCACCGGTCGCGGCCGCGGGAGCGGAGACCGGCCGCCGCCGCACGGTGGACCTTGCCAAGCTGCCGGAGTTCGCGTACACCCACTCCGCCAGGCACAGCGGCAAGGAGGGCGGCGGGGAAGGCGCGCAGTGCTCCGTGTGCCTCGGCACGGTGCAGGCCGGCGAGATGGTGCGGCTGCTGCCCTTGTGCAAGCACCTGTACCACGTGGAGTGCATCGACATGTGGCTGGCGTCCCATGACACTTGCCCGCTTTGCCGCGCGGAGGTTGAGCCCCAGCCCCCGGAGGACGATGGCCAGCCCGAGGTGACGACCGAGCTGCCGGTCTAG